In the genome of Verrucomicrobiota bacterium, one region contains:
- a CDS encoding ECF-type sigma factor, with protein sequence MSSKPRTHNDQDQQTEELSYSGPAEDPDELFQGVYNELRNLARLKVANEPINSSLSATSLVHEVFLRLSSDAGRMSRFRNRAHLFATAAEVMRWILVDRARARKQLKKGGSLERVPLSESQIIAPASDDLILAVNEVLPKLQAVDPESADLVRMRFFSGFSFQQIADATGVSYRTVSRRWAYAKAWLKEELKTDFSNDS encoded by the coding sequence ATGTCCAGTAAGCCAAGGACACATAACGATCAAGATCAGCAAACTGAAGAATTGAGTTACAGTGGTCCTGCTGAAGACCCGGACGAACTTTTTCAGGGCGTCTACAACGAACTTCGAAATCTCGCTCGTCTCAAAGTCGCGAACGAGCCGATCAACTCCTCTCTAAGTGCCACATCGCTGGTTCACGAAGTATTCCTCCGTCTTTCCTCCGATGCTGGCCGTATGAGCCGTTTTCGTAATCGGGCCCACTTATTTGCGACCGCTGCGGAAGTGATGCGGTGGATTCTCGTCGACCGTGCACGTGCGCGCAAACAGCTTAAGAAAGGTGGCTCCTTGGAAAGGGTGCCGCTCTCCGAATCGCAGATTATTGCTCCAGCGAGCGATGATCTAATACTGGCGGTGAATGAGGTTTTACCCAAGCTGCAGGCAGTCGACCCGGAAAGCGCTGATTTGGTCAGAATGCGTTTCTTTTCCGGGTTTTCTTTCCAGCAAATCGCCGATGCGACAGGTGTCTCCTACCGAACGGTATCGCGGCGCTGGGCCTATGCGAAAGCCTGGCTCAAAGAAGAACTCAAAACTGACTTCTCCAACGATTCGTAA
- a CDS encoding PDZ domain-containing protein codes for MINQAILLACVLHGISHESVKDFGRFAETLEIPASQAVQHRQIYFESSSETGVGRMVDWVPSLNLWRDVSLKIPQGTEIGDLDGLDWEESLIFGTFWDGKTGFTRFGQNEKGWRNYGHRGGSLAVQNLLFYSKRQAIHLAKLIEARIKFYSGKFHDRVGLRKAIDENERMGRFLGDQNLDSFKLNLVKPVGGNLVNVDLVIKDGGWIESVSHLGTEEFFHAENKIVPIEDVLALVDLNQIEIEPDSELDVWLERNGRGRLGAYVEPHPVGFVVTEVIAGSAAKTAGILKGDVLVGLDSISLSGLEKGQLRDLFLSRQDGVTIRLMRGSDVIAVENVVPRTQFEEQMNHLFYGGGGQR; via the coding sequence ATGATCAACCAAGCCATTTTGCTTGCCTGTGTGCTTCATGGGATTTCCCACGAGTCAGTCAAAGACTTCGGACGGTTTGCTGAAACCTTAGAGATCCCGGCTTCACAAGCAGTCCAGCACCGTCAAATCTATTTCGAAAGCAGCTCTGAGACGGGCGTGGGTCGGATGGTTGATTGGGTTCCGAGCCTCAACCTATGGAGGGATGTGAGCCTGAAAATCCCTCAAGGAACTGAGATTGGCGATCTGGATGGATTGGATTGGGAAGAGAGCCTGATTTTTGGAACATTTTGGGATGGGAAAACGGGGTTTACTCGTTTTGGACAGAACGAAAAGGGGTGGCGAAATTATGGACATCGGGGTGGGTCACTAGCAGTCCAGAATCTACTGTTTTACTCCAAAAGGCAGGCGATTCATCTCGCGAAGCTTATCGAGGCTAGGATCAAATTCTATTCTGGGAAGTTTCATGATCGTGTCGGGCTGAGAAAAGCGATCGACGAAAATGAAAGAATGGGCAGGTTTCTCGGTGATCAGAACTTGGACTCTTTTAAATTGAATCTAGTGAAACCTGTAGGCGGAAACCTGGTAAACGTGGATCTAGTGATTAAAGACGGGGGTTGGATTGAGAGCGTTTCGCATCTCGGGACGGAGGAGTTTTTCCATGCAGAAAACAAAATCGTGCCCATTGAGGACGTCTTGGCATTGGTTGACCTTAACCAAATTGAAATTGAGCCAGACTCTGAGCTCGATGTATGGCTCGAGAGGAATGGAAGGGGGAGGCTCGGGGCTTACGTAGAGCCTCATCCAGTGGGCTTCGTTGTAACTGAAGTCATTGCGGGCTCTGCAGCAAAGACAGCCGGGATCTTGAAAGGAGACGTTTTGGTTGGGCTCGACTCCATTTCACTATCTGGTCTTGAAAAAGGCCAACTGAGAGATCTCTTTCTAAGCAGGCAAGACGGAGTGACCATACGGCTCATGCGAGGTTCGGATGTTATTGCGGTCGAGAACGTGGTGCCTAGGACCCAGTTCGAGGAACAAATGAACCATCTTTTTTACGGTGGCGGCGGTCAACGGTGA